AGTGGTGTGGCCTCGGCGGCCGAGTGGTCGCTGTCGCCACCGCGTTCCGGCGTGACGGCCGTCGGCTCGCTGCTCTGGCGCGTATGGATGCCCAATCGGTGTGTCTCGAGAAGGGTGCCGCGCGCGTCGGGGTCGCGCGCGCTTTGGATCGAGACCGCCGCGACGAGCAGAGCTCGTCGGACGGTCTCCGTGGGTGAATTAGGACCGCGTCGTAGCGGCGGCTGATTTCCGGGACCTGCTCCACACGCTCTGGCCGCTGACGGCGGGCCACGATTTCGGGGAATCGCGTAGCTTTCCCCGAAATCGGCCGCCTCACCGGCCAGTCCGTGGGAGCCGATGTCGTCCACTCACCCGCCGAAGTCCGCGGATTGCGCGGTCACGAGACACCGACGCGAACCGGACCCTACCCGCGAGCGCAACCCGCTCGCGGGTCCCTTCCAGTCCGCGACGGCGCCTCGTAACACCGCTCATCGAGCGGATTCGGCGGCCTCGGGAGACATCGGGTCGTGCTACGACCAGGTTTCCTCACTCGGTCGCCCCCCTTGCGCTGGCGCGTGCAGTAGCGCGCGCCGCGCACTCACCGGGAGGGGCCGCCGGAGCCACCAGCGATTTCCGCGGACCCTACCCGCCCCCACCGGGGCGGGTCCCTTCCACGGAAATCGGGCGCCTCTGTCGGCCTCCCGGCGAGTCGGGGCGAAGCCGGGCACGGGGCCTGCCGAGCCGAAGGCACGGGAGATCGCGTCGCTCACTCCGTTCGCCTGAGTCATACGTCGCCAGCACGCTGAACCGGACCGGGTCACGATTTCGCGCGGATACCTTCCCGCGCTCGCAAGCTCGCGCGGGCCCCTTCCACACGAAATCGACCGGTTCAGCGCGCGGCGACGCACGACTCAGCCCGGCCATATGCGGCCGATTCATCTGCGTTCACCGACCCGCACCCGGACCTCGATTCCGGCAGACACTACCCGCCTTCGGCGGGTCCCTTCTCCCGGAATCGGCCGTGCGCGGCTGGTTCACGTTGTTCATCGGCCGCATCTGCCGGGTTCGCGACTCCCGTACCTCGGCGGGCAGGGCCCCGCACCGGGCTTCGTTCTGGCGGTACGGGCCACCCGCCAGAAGCCGCCGAGCAAAAATTAATTTCTTTCCTCTTAAGCGTCCACGGGACGGGCGGGGGAAGCCGCCGTGCCGTTCCTGACCTGGCACGATCTCAGCGGACCCTACCCGCGCTCACACGTTCGCGCGGGTCCCTTCCACTGACATCGGCCAGCTCACGACGGCAGCCGGCTCCCCTGCCGGTACCCGACGGCGCTCGCGCTATCACACACGCGCGAGCGCCGTCGTTCCGACAAACTCGAGGCCCTGACGCGGGCCGCGATTCCGCGGAGATACTTCCCGCGCTTCGCGCGGGCCCCTTCTCCACGGAATCGGCCGCCTCAGTACCTCTCGCCGTGTCGGAAGGAACGCTTAAGAGGAAACCATCCCCCCCACTTGTCGGATATGAACTGCACGTCTTGGGGAGACCACTTGCCGGATGCCTCTGGCGCGTGCATTCCCCTGATCGCGGCCGCCTTCGGCAGACACTACCCGCCTTCGGCGGGTCCCTTCTCCCGAACGCGCCCGCGTCAGGGGTGCACCCGCCGGACGCCTTCCAGCTTGTGGCGCTGGGCGCGGGCCTCGATTCCGGCAGACACTACCCGCGGCGCATCCGGTCGGTGCGCCGCGGGTCCCTTCTCCCGAAATCGGCCGCGCCAGCGGCCAAGACGCACAGTCCCTTCCAACTGTTGAGGGGGATTGAAATCATAGAGTCAGGTAGCCCGTGACAGGGCGTCGGGCCGTCGGCAGGCGGCGCCGGGCGGTCGGCGTGCGGAACGTCGGCCGCTCCGGCGCGCCCCGCGGTGGGTTTGTTCGCCCCTCCGCGGGGTGAAGGGTGTACGAATACACCCGTCGGTCGGCGGTCAGAAGACGGGCGCGATGGAGCGCGCCCGACAGGGGATCACTCCCCGGATACAGCAATGTCTAGTTTCAACTCAGGGCAAAAAAGCCCATCGGCGGTTGGACAGCCTGACAAGTACGACGAACTCGAGATGGATCTGCTCTACAGCAGTCCCCATCTGGAGAACGGCGATAACGTGGTCGGTGTGGACATCGACAAACGGCCCCCGACCCCGAACGACGAACCGGTCGAGGACAGCCAGGGGCAGGAACTTGTCCCCGGAAACTACGCGCGAGAACGCTCGGCGCGGATGGACGCGCAATACCGGGCGGCTGCCTCACAGCACGAAACGTCGGACAAGGACGACCAAGCTGACGAGACGGGGCTCCCCCACAGGCGCGAGATGACCGGCCGCGCAGGTGGCACCTACGCTGACGTTCAGGCAGTGATGCACGGCCAGCAGTTGGGCGACGTCGTCGAGGGCGATGTCGGCGAGTTGGTGCGTGGTGTCTCCACTGGGGTCTACTGGGAGCAGGCACTCGCGGAAATGGACGTCCCCGAGCCTCGACGCGACCTGCAAGCGCCGTTCGCGGAGGTGTCCCCAGAACACTACACGCTGGCGACTGAAGAGCGAATGCGCGGGGAGTTCGAGGCCGATGAGCGGAACCGCGCGAAGGCGATCGCGGCAGAGGTGGCGGGCATCAACCGGGCAGCGCGGTCGCGGGACGATATGCGGACGCGGCAGCCGATTCGCCACTCCGTCTCAGAGAGTGACGACCCGTGGGAGGGCCCGCCGGCAGAGACGGTCGGCGTCAAGCGGGTCGACCCGGCAGACGACGAACCGGTCACGACGACGTCCGTGAGTGACGCCCCTGACCCACGGGCGTCACTCGACCAGGAGACGCTCGCTCAGGTGAACAAGGGTGCCGCGCGACTGGCCGAGCACTTCCAAGGCGAAGCAGCGATGTCCAGAGCGACGTTCGGGAAGTGCATCGCCCGGCACATCCAGGACGGGTCGGACGTGATGAACGCGACGATCGCCGTCAAGGAGACACTCGAGCGGATGTTCGAGATCAAGCAGCCCATCGGGTCGATCGATCCCTACGAGCAGTGGGAGACGACGGTCGAGGCGGAGGTGACCACGCTGTGGACGCCGAAGCATCGGTCGCAGTACCAGGTGGGACTGGTGCAAGACGAGGCCGGCGACACGGCGAAGTTCACGGTCTGGTTCGCGGCGGGTGACAAGCCGACGCTCGCGGTGGGCGACCGGATTCGGGCGGAGCGGGTGCGTGTCAACGCCTACAAGGGTGATGCGACCCTGGCAGTCGTCGGTGATACGGACCTCACCATCCTCGACCGGGGTGACGGCCCGATGACGCGGCGGAAGCGGCAGTCGGATGATCCGACAATCGCTCCGTGGTCGGCCGATAGCGACCAGCACGCGTGGATCAACCACATCGATATGGAGCGGGCGATCGAGGTCACGCTCGGACGGCGGGACGACGAGTAGGCCATCGCTCGGCCGCTTTTTTGCGTGTGCCGCGAGTAGTCCTCAGGTAGGCATCGCAACCGGCTGGTTAGTGTGTGGCTCCCGGCACCCACTACCCACCGCCCCGCCCACCGCTCCGTGCTCGCGACGCGAGCGTCGCTGCGCGCGCAGCCACAACCTCGACAGCACCGCGTGGCCCGTGGGGGCGCTCGGCGACGCCATCACCCGTGGCGACCGACGTGAGTTTGTCCCTCCCAACAGGGGGTGAGGTGACTTCACAGATGTCCAGCGCAGCAGCTCCCCGTGAGCGATCGCGACCGCGTCAAGCACAGCTGTCCGACTTCCGTCGGCGACCCCGCGAACCGGGGCTCTACGAGCCACCGACGATCGAGGACGACGACTGGTGGCCTGGGAAGGCAGGTGAAGATCGATGACCGAATGGACGCTTCGCATCGAACGGGCGGTCAACGAGCTGATGAACGACCTTCCAGCTGACGTCGCGTCCGAGGACATCGTCGACCAGCATATGCAGCGACTCGTCGCGGACTACGGCCTCTCTGTAGATCGTGCACAGACAGCCACTCGGCAGTACCTCACTGCGTCCCGCGAGGGAGTGGCGGAGTACCTCGTCACCCATTTCGCTCGGACGACTGAGCCGCCGCCGACCCGTGACGCGGTCGTCGAGGATCTCGAATTCCTCGCCAACTGGAGTGTCCCTCTTGAGGACGCCTCTGCTGTCGTCCGCCGGAAGTACGACCCCGCGGACCCGGCCGATCCCGACTCTGGCCTCGACTCGGCAACGGGCGTTCCAACGGGTGCAACCGATGCTGAGGTCGCGGCCGCGATCCCCAGTCTTGACGACCACGAGTGGTCGTCCACATCCGACCGCGCCCACCCTGGCCCCGACGACTCAGATATCCTTGACGCCGATTCGCGGGAGACAGATGACGGCACCGCCGCCTCTACCTACAGACGCATTTGGAGGACACGGATTGTCGCCCGTCTCGCCTCGACGATCCGCACCGCTCGCCGGAGGCTGGCCGAGCATCGCCTCTGACCAACGACCGAACGCACCGCACGCGGTTTATCCCCCCGCGGGGGGTGAAGGGGGACTCACGACTATGCAGGTAATGAGCCGAATCCCGGCGCGCGTGGCGACACCCACCACCCGCGTTCCCGTCGCAACGGCGGTTTATTTCCCCCGGATTGGGGTGCAGGGGCGTGAGCAGGAAGGCGCGCAGGGCGTCGACCTGACTCGAGACGTCCCACAAGCCGATTCCAGAATGCGAATCGGAGTGACCAACGATGGCAGTAGCTAATTCCATTCCCGACGAAGCGGCAGAGCTCGCTGACCAATTCCCGGACGAAGTCGACGTAGATGAAGCAGAGATCGCCGAGCGATTCTCGATGCTCGTCGACGAGTACCGCGTCCCGAAGGACGAGGCCGTCCGCACCACGCGGAACTACTTCCTCGACGCGTACGGACTCGAGTACGACGATCTGGACGGCCAGAGCGGTTCTAGCGGTCCGGCCGACGAGCGCGAGATCGCGACCGTCGAGGGTCCGAACGAGTGGCTCTCGGTCACGGCGAAGGTCGTCCAGCTCTGGGACAACGACGTCGACTCCATCGCTCAGGTCGGCCTCATCGGTGACGAGACCGGCACCATCAAGGTGACCGTGTGGGAGTCCGCCGACGCACCGACCATCGAGGAAGATGGCGTGTACCGATTCGAGAACGTCGTCTCCGACGAGTACCAGGACCGACTCAGCGTCCAGGTCAACTCCGCGTCCGACATCGTTCCCGTCGACGACGAGGACGCCGCCGACCTCGACGTCGGCTCGACCGATGTCGAGGCCGCTGGCGCAGTCGTGGCTGTCCAACCCGGAAGCGGCCTCGTCAAGCGATGTCCCGGCGAGGACTGCACGCGCGTTCTCCAGAACGGGCGCTGCTCCGAACACGGCGAGGTCGACGGCGAGTTCGATCTCCGCGTGAAGGCGGTCATCGACGACGGCCAGACGGCCTACGACGTCCTCTTCAATCAGGAAGCCACCGAGGATCTCACCGGCATCACCATCGAGGAGGCCAAGCAGATGGCGATGGACGCTCTCGACACGAGCGTCGTCGCCGATGCCGTCGAGGAGGAGATCCTCGGACATTCCTACACGGTCTCAGGGCCGGTCATCGGCAACTACCTCGTGGTCAACGACTGTGAGGCGGGCAACACTCTCTCCGAAGACGCTGTCTCGCCCGGCAGCGCAGCGAATGGTGACCGCGAGGTCGCCAAGCGCGTCTTTGCCGAGGAGTTCAACAACGCAACAAGCACCTTCACCGAATCCGACGAAGACCGTGCGCCCGTGTACTCGCTGCTGCCGTCGGGTGAGAAGGCCAATCGTGTCTTCGTGGTCGGAACGCTGACCGAGACGACGGACGTCGGCAACGACTCCGAGTACTGGCAGGCCCGCATCGTGGGCCCGACCGGGACGTTCTTCGCCTATGCTGGGCAGTACCAGCCCGAGGCCGCCAGCGTCCTGCGGAATGCGGAAGCCCCGGCGTACGTCGCAGTGGTCGGCAAGGCGCGCACCTACGAGACCGACGACGGTGACATCAACGTCTCCATCCGCCCCGAGTCGATCAACATTGTCGACGGTGAGGCTCGGGACGCGTGGGTCGCGGAAACCGCCGAGCAGACGAAGGCACGGCTCGAGGCGTTCGACCCCGACGACCCCACCGAGAACGACGACGAGCGCAACTACGATGCGATGGCGGTCGACCTCTACGACCCTGACATCGATGCCTACGAGGCGATGGTCAGCAACGCTCTCGACGACCTCGAGGCTGGCGAGATCAACGAAGGAGAGGACGACGAGTAGGGCGGCGCACTCCCCGCTGACGCTGTCTCTCCCTCCGTCGTTCGACTCGTCTCACGCACTTCCATATCCACGCTTCGGGGGGTTTCTCCCCGGCAAGATTTTTTCGCAAACGCTCCCGACCCACCCCGAGCTCGGTCACGATGTAGAAGCGGCTGTCGACGCCGCGAACAACTGGCTCATCGACGAAGCGCAGTCCCTCGCATCTGTCGACGAAAAAGAATCGACCGTGGACTACTCAATCTCCGTCGAGTACCTCTACTCCTCTAGAGCCGTCCGCTCGCGTATCGGACAGGCAGTAGTTTGTTCTCCCCTGCCGAGAGTGAGGGATTTCCTATGACCGACAATCGTGACGGACAGTCTCCGAACCAGCACTCGGATAACTCCGTGCTCGCCGATGAGGAGTACGACCCCCTCGCGGAGTACAAACCGTACGCCGTCACTTCGCCGAGCTCGAATGGCATTGCTCATCACGTGCATACGAGTCGCCGTCCGGACTGGAAGCCGGGGCAGCCGTGCCCGCACTGTGGATCGAGACTGATCGTGTCCTCCTTCATCGGGACGGAAATTGCGCGGCATCGTGGCGGCAAAGTCACGCGGCTCGGCGGAGGTGACCGGCTCGGCGCCGTCGAGTATCAGTGCGCGGACTGCGAGACTGTCCTCTACAAGGACGCCGCATTCGATCTCTGGACGACCCTCCACTTGGACTGACCGTCGAGACTACGATGCCTCCACCAAGGACTCACAGGTCCGTCCAGTACGGCCGTTTTTCGCACTCCACGAGAGATGTAAGCTCGAGTGAGACGTCCCACACCACCCTCGAGAACAGTCTACTCGCGTCTACCGACAATCACGACGATCCCAACGATCACAATCCATCACACCTATGGCAGAATCCACACCCGAATCACCCAACGGTACCGACACCGACCCAAATGAAGAGCCCGACATCGACGTCGAGGCCGATACTGAGGTTGACGCCTCTGACACGGAGGCCGAAGCCCCCGACGCTGACGGGACGGAAGTCGAGAAAGCAGATGACGCAGAGACCGATAGTGACGGCAGCGATGAGGAGTCGCCGTCCGACTCCCGCCCACCCCAGGCGTTCTCGGCGATCATCGAGGCTGACCGCCTCGACCAGACGATCACCACGCTTAGCGTCCTCGTCGACGAGTCTCGCGTCCACCTGAACGATCTCGGCCTTCGCCTCGCCGCTGTCGATCCCGCGAACGTCGCGATGGACGAGACGAACATCACCGAAACCGCCTTCGAGTCTTACCAAGCCGATGGTGGCGTCCTCGGCGTCGACCTCACCAAGCTCGCCGACGTCGTCGGTATGGCTGACAACGACGACCTCATCCAGATGTCGCTCGACCCGGAGACCCGCAAGCTCCTCATCGAGTTCGGCGGTCTCGAGTACACGCTCGCACTCCTCGACCCCGACACGATCCGCCAAGAGCCCGACATCCCCGACCTCGACCTCCCAGCACGTGTCGTCCTCGAAGGTCGCGACATCGACCGTGCTGTTCGGGCCGCCGATATGGTCTCCGACCACGTCGAACTCATCGTCGATCCCGACGACGAGGCCTTCCGCGTCCACGCCGAAGGCGATACCGACGATGTCGACCTCGAACTCGGTCGCGACGACCTCATCGACCTCGAGGTCGGCGCTGCCGACTCGCTCTTCTCGCTGGACTACCTCAAGGATCTCAACAAGGCGATCCCGAAGGACGCCGAAGTCGAAATCCTCCTCGGCGAGGACTTCCCCGCGAAGTTCAACTACGAGTACGCCGACGGCGCCGCCACTGTCACCCAGATGCTCGCCCCCCGGATTCAAAGTGACTGAGATCGATAGGCCCACCCAAACCATCTACCCTCTTCAGCCGGTTTATGAGTCCTGTGCCACCTGCACAGCAGTCTTTAACACACCACCGTGTGATGGTTTAGAAGGATGAGACGCGTCAATACATTCGATGTCTGTCCTCACTCCCGTAGGGACAAGCTTGCACTCATTGAGCTGTTGGACGCGTCCACCGCGTGCTGGAACCAAGTCCAGTATGCTCGCCGTCAAGCCTTCCTCAATAGGAAAGAATCAGAGGGCAACGCAACTGTCTCACAGCTTAAACAGGCCGTCAAGAAGACCGCTACCCAAGAAGAATACCGTCAGAAGTACATTCAGCAACTCTCCTCAAGCATCCCCCAGCAACTTGTCCAGAAGAATTGGCAGACGTGGGACGGCTTCTTCGAACTCTTGAAAAAATACCGTAACCCGGAGGATGACAGCGTGACAGACCGTCCCGGCCTACCGGGATACTGGAAGGAGGACGGCGTCCGAACGCTCCATACGCTCCTCCGCAACGATACATATACGCTTTCGCTAGGCAAGCGTTCGCGACTGCGAATTCCACTGGGAAAGGAGCTCAAGGAGAAGTACGGCATCGGATACCACGAAAAACTCACACTCGAAGTTCGTGGCCGCCCGCACTGGGAGGGCAAGCAGGGCCGTCTTGAACTCGTCTACGACCGTGAAACCGAATCGTTCACCGCACATCAGTCCGTTGGCGATGACACGCATACACCGTCGAGACGGACCTCTACTCACTCCCACTTACTGGCCACTACGGACGGCGAGGACGTGGTGGCAGCGGTGGACATCGGTGCGAACACCCTCGCTGCCTGTACGACGAGTCGAGGTGACCACTGCTTGTTCCACGGGCGCCCATGCTTCGAAGACTTCCACGCATACACCCGAGAAATCAGTCGTCTACAAGCTATGCTCCCCGATGGCCGGTACTCAAGCAAGCGTATTCGGGAAGTGTACCGGAAGCGTAGCGTGAAACGCGATCACGCGATGGATGCACTCATCCAGCACCTCGCGGAGTGGTTGGCAGAACACAATGTTACCGAGTTGATTGTCGGCGATCTCTCAGATGTCCTCAAAACGCACTGGTCGGCGCGGGTGAACGAGAAAAATCACTTGTTTTGGGCACATGGGCGATTTCGTCGCCGGTTACACGAGGTCGTAGAGGCTGAGTACGGGATTATGGTGCATGAAAAGTCCGAGGCAAACACGTCCTCGCGGTGTCCTCACTGTGGAGCTGAGAACGTTCATCGAAGCGGTGATCTCTTGCAGTGTCGAACGTGCGGCGTGGAAGCGCACGCAGATGTAGCGGGAAGTATGAATTTCCTCGTCACTGAAACCGCAGTAGAGTATCGTGATTTGAATCAAGGTGGGTCGATGGCTCGGCCCGCGGCTTCCGGTCAGAACAGGCTGGGAGACGCAGTTGCGTGCTTCGAGTGGGACGATCACTGCTGGCGACAGCGTGATCACTCGACCAAAGAGGAACCCGCAAACCACACCCGTCAGGGGAAATTTCCCTCCGGTGACCCAGGCACGGCCTGATTCACTCACGCGGAGGATTCCACGGCATGACCGCCGTGGAGGAAGTCAATGATGTCTCTAGAATCCATGACGTCCGATTCGACTCCACCACTCGATCCTGAACTCGAAACGAGCGCCGAACAGACTGGCCTCGATGATTCCCAGCTCGTCGAGGGTGAAGCCATCGTCGACCTCAACATCCCCGACGACGTTGCCTACGATGTCGACGATCTCGGCAACGGCCGCCTCGCCATCCAGTACTGGGAAGTCGATCCCTGATCCCCGCTCTCGTACCGCCCGGCCCCGGCTGCACCCCTGAGGTTAAACGTCCGGGCAACGCACTTTCGATTGATTGCCCGTGAAACCCTCTGCTGCTGCCCCCGCTGGTCAGATCCTCGCGTACAGCTGCCCCCGTTGCGAGCACAAGGGGATCTACTACTACACCGATCTCGCCCTCTACGACAACGACCGCGATCCTGGTGAGGACAGCATCCTCCCTGAGCACGCGCCCGCCGTCCCCGGCAGCGCGATCGACGCCGACGCCGATGCCATCGTCTGTCCGAACGAATCGTGTGGGCTCGTGCAGTTCCGCCATGTTGCGTTCGAACTCCTTCCCTCGACGGCTGTCCGCGCACGTCGCTCGACATCGGCGGACGACGGGACGAGCGCGCTCGTTGAGACTACTCCGTAGTCGGCCTCGGGAACACCTCACTCCGCTCGTCGAAGCACCGTCATCCACGGCTCTCTGAGGTCTCGCACGGCATTTCTCTCCCTCCACTGGAGGTGAAGGAAGTTATGACGAAGGAGTCACCACCGTCAGAGTCGGACGTGTCGCGTGCCGGCTCGAAGAGTCGCTCAAAGACGAACGCCGACGCGGCTGTCTCTCAGAATGTGGAGCTCGAAGCGGGGACACGCGCCTTCGATGAATCGGCCGGCGAACGCCCCTCGATCCACGATACTGTCGACTGGCTTGCCGAGAACGAGGCCACCGTCGGTGGAAGCCTCGTGAACCACCGCGTGATGACCGGGCAATCCGCGCAGACTACGGATGTCCCCCTGCGCCCGGAGCTCTCCGAGGCGATCCGCGAGAAGGGCATCGATCAAGTCTACGACCATCAGGCGGAAGCGATTCGGCACGCTCGACTCCGCAAACACGTCACCCTCGCGACCCCGACCGGGTCGGGGAAATCACTCCCGTATTCGATTCTCGCCGCCGAGCGCGCCCTCGTCGACGACGCCCGTACTCTCTATATCGCACCGACGCGCGCTCTCATCAACAACCAAGCCGACGATCTCTACGACTTCCTCCAGAACGTCGACTCCAGTCTTGACGCAGGGCGCTACACGGGCGGACTCTCTCGACACCAGAAACGTCGCGTCCGCGAGCGGCAACCGCACGTTCTCGCGACGACGCCTGATATGATCAACTACTCCATCCTCCCGTTCGCCCACAAACTCTGGGGCTGGTTCCTCTCCAACTTGGACCTGATCGTCATCGACGAACAGCATCAGTACCGTGGCGTCTTTGGTAGTCACGTCGGCGTCGTCCTTCGACGACTCCGTCGGGTCGCGAAAACCTTCGACGCTGACCCGACAATCGTCGCCTGCTCAGCCACCATCGACAACCCTCGCCAGCACACTGTCCAGCTGACTGGCGTCGACCCAGCCGACGTTCACGTCGTCGACCAGGACACAAGTGCTGGCGGCTCAACGCACTGGCTCTTCTGGCAACCGCCCCGCGGCCAGCAGGGGCAAGCTCGATCGACACACCGGACAACTGCACGTCTCGCAGCGGCGCTCGTCGAACGCGGTCTCCAGACCATCGTCTTCACGCGAAGCCGACAAGCGGCCGAACAGTACGCTCAGGTCACCGCTCGCCGCCTCCAGCGTGACGGTTATCCCAGCCTCGCCGACGACGTGGCCGCGTATCAAGCCGCACTCTCGGACGAGCGGCGAGAAGAACTTGAAGCCGGGCTGCACTCCGGCGACATCCGCGTCGTCTGGAGCACGAACGCCCTCGAGGTCGGGATCAACATCGGGAACCTCGACGCCGTCCTCGTCGACGGCTATCCGGGAACACGGATGGAACTCTTCCAACAAGCCGGCCGTGCCGGCCGGGGGACCGACCCGAGCATTGTCGGCCTCGTCGGCGGCGCAGATCCGCTCGACCAATACGCACTCGACCATCCGGACGATCTCCTTGACGGCAGCGTCGAATCCGTTGAATGCAACCCCCAGAACCCACGTGTCCTTACCGAACACCTTCCGGCAGCCGCCGCCGAAGCCCCCCTCTCCACCGACGACAACACTTGGTTTGGCGACGACCTCCCGAAGTACGTCTCAGCACTCACCAATGCCGGCGTCCTCGACCGCTCGCTCACATCGACAGATCTCACATGGACGTACGTCCCCGACGGGGGACCGCCGCCGAGCCAGCACGTTTCCCTCCGGTCGATCAACTCGCGCTCGCTCCGTATCGTTGTGACACCGGACGACCAGTCCTCCCCGGATATCCCCGCGAGTAACGAGCTCGACGTCCTCGGTGAACTTCCACTCGCCTCCGGTCTTCGTGATGCCCACCCCGGCGCGATCTACTTCCATCAAGGCCAGCGATACCGCGTCATCGACGTCGATCTCGATCCGGAAAACTCGCCGGGAGCATCCGGTTCTGCTTCGCCAATCGCGTGGGTCGAGCCTACAAACGCG
This genomic window from Natronomonas marina contains:
- a CDS encoding RPA family protein, translating into MVNDCEAGNTLSEDAVSPGSAANGDREVAKRVFAEEFNNATSTFTESDEDRAPVYSLLPSGEKANRVFVVGTLTETTDVGNDSEYWQARIVGPTGTFFAYAGQYQPEAASVLRNAEAPAYVAVVGKARTYETDDGDINVSIRPESINIVDGEARDAWVAETAEQTKARLEAFDPDDPTENDDERNYDAMAVDLYDPDIDAYEAMVSNALDDLEAGEINEGEDDE
- a CDS encoding DNA polymerase sliding clamp, which translates into the protein MIEADRLDQTITTLSVLVDESRVHLNDLGLRLAAVDPANVAMDETNITETAFESYQADGGVLGVDLTKLADVVGMADNDDLIQMSLDPETRKLLIEFGGLEYTLALLDPDTIRQEPDIPDLDLPARVVLEGRDIDRAVRAADMVSDHVELIVDPDDEAFRVHAEGDTDDVDLELGRDDLIDLEVGAADSLFSLDYLKDLNKAIPKDAEVEILLGEDFPAKFNYEYADGAATVTQMLAPRIQSD
- a CDS encoding RNA-guided endonuclease InsQ/TnpB family protein, translated to MRRVNTFDVCPHSRRDKLALIELLDASTACWNQVQYARRQAFLNRKESEGNATVSQLKQAVKKTATQEEYRQKYIQQLSSSIPQQLVQKNWQTWDGFFELLKKYRNPEDDSVTDRPGLPGYWKEDGVRTLHTLLRNDTYTLSLGKRSRLRIPLGKELKEKYGIGYHEKLTLEVRGRPHWEGKQGRLELVYDRETESFTAHQSVGDDTHTPSRRTSTHSHLLATTDGEDVVAAVDIGANTLAACTTSRGDHCLFHGRPCFEDFHAYTREISRLQAMLPDGRYSSKRIREVYRKRSVKRDHAMDALIQHLAEWLAEHNVTELIVGDLSDVLKTHWSARVNEKNHLFWAHGRFRRRLHEVVEAEYGIMVHEKSEANTSSRCPHCGAENVHRSGDLLQCRTCGVEAHADVAGSMNFLVTETAVEYRDLNQGGSMARPAASGQNRLGDAVACFEWDDHCWRQRDHSTKEEPANHTRQGKFPSGDPGTA
- a CDS encoding DEAD/DEAH box helicase; protein product: MTKESPPSESDVSRAGSKSRSKTNADAAVSQNVELEAGTRAFDESAGERPSIHDTVDWLAENEATVGGSLVNHRVMTGQSAQTTDVPLRPELSEAIREKGIDQVYDHQAEAIRHARLRKHVTLATPTGSGKSLPYSILAAERALVDDARTLYIAPTRALINNQADDLYDFLQNVDSSLDAGRYTGGLSRHQKRRVRERQPHVLATTPDMINYSILPFAHKLWGWFLSNLDLIVIDEQHQYRGVFGSHVGVVLRRLRRVAKTFDADPTIVACSATIDNPRQHTVQLTGVDPADVHVVDQDTSAGGSTHWLFWQPPRGQQGQARSTHRTTARLAAALVERGLQTIVFTRSRQAAEQYAQVTARRLQRDGYPSLADDVAAYQAALSDERREELEAGLHSGDIRVVWSTNALEVGINIGNLDAVLVDGYPGTRMELFQQAGRAGRGTDPSIVGLVGGADPLDQYALDHPDDLLDGSVESVECNPQNPRVLTEHLPAAAAEAPLSTDDNTWFGDDLPKYVSALTNAGVLDRSLTSTDLTWTYVPDGGPPPSQHVSLRSINSRSLRIVVTPDDQSSPDIPASNELDVLGELPLASGLRDAHPGAIYFHQGQRYRVIDVDLDPENSPGASGSASPIAWVEPTNATYTTSAVTDRTLTLQDADESRGLPGTADPEVATDGGDASADTAPPAVQLTELTVSETVVSYYTHQSGSSNGPVPIETDLPETELSSDGLVISIPPTIRDAFTEEHPNADDPDAPSPSFEGSLYALTNALLGVLPATVLCDRSDMRGLAISRLDTTGHPTIVLYDDHPGGVGLARRVFQHLEDALEFAQTRVADCECDEGCPACIHHPHDASSNQTLDKVGARLLADLLLDDTHAA